A single window of Hirundo rustica isolate bHirRus1 chromosome 16, bHirRus1.pri.v3, whole genome shotgun sequence DNA harbors:
- the LOC120760187 gene encoding P2Y purinoceptor 1-like, with product MAAEALSTWPGNGSRAPCPVDSAFAQRFLPAVYLTVIPLGLLGNGLGLWHLCTGPRDAARQSLSLLVGNLGLADLLYVSTLPFLVSYYLRGRVWLFGQAWCRLTRSLFHLNLYASIGFLTCISIHRYLGIVHPLRARGRCQGAAASVWLSVAVWAWVLAQIAPDLAFSKTNDAGTSCHDTTGHERLGVYLPYTFAVTVTGFVVPFLIIIGCYCHVVVVLCKNDSVELSLRRRSIGLVILVMVLFSICFLPYHVFRNLNLFFRWQPRGSCTQASKDVYVSYQVTRGLASLNSALNPLLYVITSKDWRSRVRSIRQSARWCLRPPIQQKTSCQETEERNISLCTGKASNEL from the coding sequence ATGGCCGCGGAGGCTCTCTCCACGTGGCCCGGCAACGGCAGTCGGGCTCCTTGTCCCGTGGATTCCGCCTTCGCCCAGCGCTTCCTGCCCGCCGTGTACCTGACCGTGATccccctggggctgctggggaacgggctggggctgtggcaccTCTGCACGGGGCCCCGCGACGCTGCCCGCCagtccctcagcctgctggtgGGCAACCTGGGGCTGGCTGACCTGCTCTACGTCAGCACGCTGCCCTTCCTCGTCAGCTACTACCTGCGAGGCAGAGTGTGGCTCTTCGGGCAGGCCTGGTGCCGCCTCACCCGCAGCCTCTTCCACCTCAACCTCTACGCCAGCATCGGCTTCCTCACCTGCATCAGCATCCACCGCTACCTGGGCATCGTGCACCCGCTGAGGGCGCGGGGCAGGTGCCAGGGCGCGGCCGCTTCCGTGTGGCTCAGCGTGGCGGTCTGGGCGTGGGTCCTTGCACAGATAGCTCCCGATCTCGCCTTCAGCAAGACGAATGACGCGGGGACGAGCTGCCATGACACGACAGGACACGAGCGCCTGGGCGTTTACCTGCCCTACACCTTTGCTGTCACCGTGACTGGGTTTGTCGTCCCCTTCCTCATCATCATCGGGTGTTACTGCCACGTGGTGGTAGTGCTCTGCAAGAACGACAGCGTGGAGCTCAGCCTCAGGAGGAGAAGCATCGGGCTGGTGATTCTCGTGATGGTTCTCTTTTCCATCTGCTTCCTCCCCTACCACGTCTTCAGAAACCTCAACTTGTTTTTTCGCTGGCAACCCCGAGGGTCGTGCACACAGGCTTCAAAGGATGTCTACGTTTCCTACCAGGTGACTCGGGGCCTGGCCAGCCTCAACAGTGCCCTCAACCCCCTGCTCTATGTGATTACCAGCAAAGACTGGAGGTCACGGGTGAGGAGCATCCGCCAAAGCGCCAGGTGGTGTCTGAGGCCACCCATCCAGCAGAAAACCTCCTGCCAAGAAACTGAGGAGAGGAACATCAGCCTTTGTACGGGGAAGGCTTCTAATGAGCTCTGA
- the CCN5 gene encoding CCN family member 5, giving the protein MGLQLEKQLLFLSLLCILSKVCAQLCRRPCYCPWVPPRCPRGSPLVLDGCGCCKICARRLGEPCDFLHVCDQSQGLVCDYSSASAGTGGTCHFEDDEEGCEVNGRLYRDGEVFQPSCKVQCHCLDGGFNCIPLCQEDVRLPTPDCPYPRRVEIPGKCCPEWICEARDQHLLRDARAVSPLLPSPCQEWGTEWSACSATCGLGFATRVSNQNRYCRLETQRRLCMLTPCPALPAAFPARGRGSNL; this is encoded by the exons ATGGGGCTccagctggagaagcagctcctcttcctctccctcctctgcatTCTCTCCAAG GtttgtgcccagctgtgccggAGACCGTGCTACTGCCCCTGGGTGCCACCCCGCTGCCCCCGCGGGTCCCCCCTGGTCCTGGATGGGTGTGGCTGCTGCAAGATCTGTGCCCGGCGCCTGGGAGAGCCCTGCGACTTCCTGCACGTCTGTGACCAGAGCCAGGGCCTCGTCTGCGACTACAGCTCAGCATCTGCAGGGACGGGAGGCACCTGCCACT TTGAAGACGATGAGGAGGGCTGCGAGGTGAACGGCCGCCTCTATCGGGACGGGGAGGttttccagcccagctgcaaGGTGCAGTGCCATTGCTTGGACGGGGGCTTCAACTGCATCCCGCTCTGCCAGGAGGATGTCCGGCTGCCCACCCCGGACTGCCCCTACCCCCGGCGTGTGGAGATCCCAGGGAAGTGCTGCCCGGAGTGGATCTGTGAAGCCCGGGACCAGCACCTCCTCCGGGATGCCCGGGCAG TGTCCCCACTGCTGCCATCCCCCTGCCAGGAGTGGGGCACGGAGTGGAGCGCCTGCTCGGCCACCTGCGGGCTGGGCTTTGCCACCCGCGTGTCCAACCAGAACCGCTACTGCCGGCTGGAGACCCAGAGGCGGCTCTGCATGCTCAcaccctgcccggccctgcccgcagCCTTCCCAGCG aggggaagaggaagTAATTTGTAG